ACAGCCGAGCGGGGCATCGATCATCTGACGCTGCTTTCGGAAGAGCTGCGCGAGGCGCCGCATGACATACCGGATGAACGGCTCAGCCTGATGTTCGCCTGCGCCCATCCGGCGATCGATGTCCGCATGCGCGCACCGCTCATCCTGCAGACCGTGCTGGGCTTCGATGCGGCAAATATCGCCCGGGCATTTCTGATCGCGCCCGCCACGATGAGCCAGCGCCTGGTGCGCGCCAAGGCCAAGATCAAGGATGCCGGCATTCCCTTCCGCATCCCCGCGCGCGATGAATTGCCCGAGCGCCTCGAGGCGGTGCTGGCCGCCGCCTACGCCACCTTCAGTGCCGGCTGGGCCGATCCGATGGGCGCTGATGCTCAGAGGAAAGGCCTCGCCGATGAGGCCATCTGGCTCGCCCGCCTCATTGTCGAACTTTTGCCGGAGGAGCCCGAAGCACTGGGCCTCCTGGCGCTGCTGCTCCATATCGACGCGCGCCGCCTCGCCCGCCGTGACGATTTCGGACGCTTCATTCCGCTGATGGAGCAGGATCCGGCCCGCTGGCGCAGCGGCATGATCGAGGAGGCCGATGCCCTCCTCTCCAGGGCCAGCACATTCCGTTGCATCGGGCGTTATCAGCTCGAAGCGGCGATCCAGTCGGCCCATGCGATCAGGAGGCGCACCGGCCGCGCCGATTGGGCTGCGCTCGAGCGGCTTTATGACCGGCTTTACGAACTCACCCGCTCGCCCGTCGTGGCACTCAATCGTGCTGTCATCATTGCGGAAACACGCGGCGCCCAGGAAGGCCTCGAAGTGCTCGATGCCTTGGCGCAGGACAAGCGCCTCGCCGACTACCAGCCTTATTGGGCGGCGCGCGCCGATCTCCTGGCGCGCCTGTCCGACAAAGCGGCCGCCAATGACGCCTATTTGCGCGCCATCGGCCTCGAAGCCGATCCGGCGGTCAGGGATTTCCTGGAAGAGCGCCGCAAGCGTGTCATGGCTTGAGCCACGGCCGGTTTTGTCCTAACCCTTGGTGCTTGATGATTTCGGACATAAACCTCTCAAAATCTCTCATGCTGAGGTGGCCGCGAAGCAGCCCTCGAAGCATCCATCAGGATAGAGCCAGAATGCTTCATGACACCCTTCGAGGCTACCCCGGCTCAAGGCCGGGGTCGCACCTCAGGGTGAGGGTGACGGGACGAATTGATCTCACGCTTTAACTCTTCAAAATAAGAATGGCCTTGGGGGAAACACGTGCTCTTGCAGATCGCCTTCGACAAGCCCGAACATCTCTCCCTCCTGCCTTTGGTCAAGCCCTATGCCGATATCATCGAGATCGGCACGCCGCTTCTGAAGCGCTTCGGCGTTGCGGCCATCACCACCGCGCGCGAGCTCTGCCCCGATGTGCTGGTGCTCGCCGACACCAAGACCGTCGATGGCGGCCAGTTCGAGGCGGATATGGTGTTCGGCGCCGGCGCCGCCTTCATGACGGTGCTCTCCTGCGCCTCCACCGCGACCCATGAGACAGTCGGCCGGCGCGCGCAATTCTTCGGCGCGACGGTCATCGTCGACACCATCACCGAATCCGGCAAAGCGGAGCTGCTGCCCAAGGGCGCATCCTTTCCGGAAAACTTCGGCTATGTCGCCGTCCATTCGCCGACCGATGCCCGCCTCGCCGGCAACACATCGACCGCGCATATCGATGCGGTGCGGCAGGTGCACGACAAAGGCTTCCGCGTATCGCTCGCCGGCGGCATCGGCCCTGCGACGCTCGATGCGGTGATCGCCGTCAATCCTGAGATCGTCGTCGTCGGCAGCGCCATCACCGAGGCCGCCAATCCGAAAGAGGTGTTACAATGGATCCGCGACAGACTGCCCGATCCCGGCCGTGGCTGGCCGTGGGACAGGAAATAGCGGAGCTCCTCGCCCGTATCGACGCCGGCGCCTTCACGAAGGTGGTTGGCGCCTTCGGCGATCCCGGGCAGCGCTGGTTCTTCTCAGGCCAAGGCCGTTCCGGGCTCGTCGCCCAGATGGCGGCGATGCGTTTCATGCATATTGGTCGCACGGTGCATTTCGTCGGCGAAGTCTCCGCCCCATCGATCCGCAAAGGTGATGCGCTGCTCGTCATATCGGGCTCGGGCGAAACGCCGGTCAGCGTCGGCTTCGCCCGCATCGCGAAAGAGGAAGGTGCGAAGGTCGTGACGCTGACCCATAAACCCAAAGGCGCGCTTGCCGGCATCGCCGATATCGTGCTCGCCGTCCCGGTCGAGACGACCGAGCAGTTCGGCGGCAGCCTCTTCGAGCAATCCTGTCTCCTGCTGCTCGACGGCGTCATATTGAGCCTCGCGCGCGAAATGCCGGACGCGCACAAGATCATGCTGCATCGCCACACCAACCTGCAGTGAGGCAATGCTAATTCACTCGCCCACGAAATTTCCCTTCTCCCGCAAGCGGGAGAAGGGAAATGATTGAAACGCCTGCCGTCCTCAGCATCGGCGACGGCATCATCGACGCGGTCGAGCTTTCGCCCGGCAATGTCGAGAATTTCCCAGGCGGGGCGGGGCTCAATCTCGCTGTCGGCCTCGCGCGGCTGGGGCTCGCTTCGCAATTGGTGACGCGCTTCGGCCTCGACCGCTACGGGTTCCTGATCGAGCGCTATC
This genomic stretch from Nordella sp. HKS 07 harbors:
- a CDS encoding RNA polymerase sigma factor — its product is MSDAASLSPAAVEHVARASYGKLVAYLSARTRDVAKAEDALAFSFLEALSRWPKSGIPDSPEAWLLTVARRQLVDQARRAMTAERGIDHLTLLSEELREAPHDIPDERLSLMFACAHPAIDVRMRAPLILQTVLGFDAANIARAFLIAPATMSQRLVRAKAKIKDAGIPFRIPARDELPERLEAVLAAAYATFSAGWADPMGADAQRKGLADEAIWLARLIVELLPEEPEALGLLALLLHIDARRLARRDDFGRFIPLMEQDPARWRSGMIEEADALLSRASTFRCIGRYQLEAAIQSAHAIRRRTGRADWAALERLYDRLYELTRSPVVALNRAVIIAETRGAQEGLEVLDALAQDKRLADYQPYWAARADLLARLSDKAAANDAYLRAIGLEADPAVRDFLEERRKRVMA
- a CDS encoding orotidine 5'-phosphate decarboxylase / HUMPS family protein, which encodes MLLQIAFDKPEHLSLLPLVKPYADIIEIGTPLLKRFGVAAITTARELCPDVLVLADTKTVDGGQFEADMVFGAGAAFMTVLSCASTATHETVGRRAQFFGATVIVDTITESGKAELLPKGASFPENFGYVAVHSPTDARLAGNTSTAHIDAVRQVHDKGFRVSLAGGIGPATLDAVIAVNPEIVVVGSAITEAANPKEVLQWIRDRLPDPGRGWPWDRK
- a CDS encoding SIS domain-containing protein, with product MGQEIAELLARIDAGAFTKVVGAFGDPGQRWFFSGQGRSGLVAQMAAMRFMHIGRTVHFVGEVSAPSIRKGDALLVISGSGETPVSVGFARIAKEEGAKVVTLTHKPKGALAGIADIVLAVPVETTEQFGGSLFEQSCLLLLDGVILSLAREMPDAHKIMLHRHTNLQ